Proteins from one Sphingomonas sp. HF-S4 genomic window:
- a CDS encoding aspartate-semialdehyde dehydrogenase, translated as MGYRVVVAGATGNVGREMLNILAEREFPIDELAVLASARSQGDEIDFGETGKKYKVQNIEHFDPTGWDMALFAIGSEGSKLHAPRFAAAGCTVIDNASLYRMDPDVPLIVPEVNPEAIDGYTKRNIIANPNCSTAQMVVALKPLHDAAKIKRVVVATYQSVSGAGKAGMDELFEQSRNIFVGDPATPSKFTKQIAFNVIPHIDSFLDDGSTKEEWKMVVETKKILDPKIKVTATCVRVPVFVGHSEAINIEFEDEISAAKAKSILREAPGIMLVDKHEDGGYVTPIECVGEYATYISRVREDSTVDNGLSLWCVSDNLRKGAALNAVQIAELLGRRHLKKAA; from the coding sequence ATGGGCTACCGTGTCGTGGTCGCAGGCGCCACCGGCAATGTCGGGCGTGAAATGCTGAACATCCTCGCCGAGCGGGAATTCCCGATCGACGAACTCGCCGTGCTTGCCTCCGCGCGCAGCCAGGGCGACGAGATCGACTTCGGCGAGACCGGCAAGAAGTATAAGGTCCAGAACATCGAGCATTTCGATCCGACCGGCTGGGACATGGCGCTGTTCGCGATCGGCTCGGAGGGTTCGAAGCTCCACGCCCCGCGCTTCGCCGCGGCGGGCTGCACCGTGATCGACAATGCGTCGCTCTACCGGATGGACCCGGACGTGCCGCTGATCGTCCCCGAAGTGAACCCCGAGGCGATCGACGGCTATACCAAGCGCAACATCATCGCGAACCCCAACTGCTCGACCGCGCAGATGGTGGTGGCATTGAAGCCGCTCCACGATGCCGCCAAGATCAAGCGCGTCGTAGTAGCGACCTACCAGTCGGTCTCCGGCGCGGGCAAGGCGGGGATGGACGAGCTGTTCGAGCAGTCGCGGAATATCTTCGTCGGCGATCCTGCCACGCCGAGCAAGTTTACCAAGCAGATCGCGTTCAACGTGATCCCGCACATCGACAGCTTCCTCGACGACGGCTCGACCAAGGAAGAGTGGAAGATGGTCGTGGAGACCAAGAAGATCCTCGATCCCAAGATCAAGGTGACCGCGACGTGCGTGCGCGTCCCCGTGTTCGTCGGCCATTCGGAAGCGATCAACATCGAGTTCGAGGACGAGATCTCGGCGGCCAAGGCCAAGTCGATCTTGCGCGAGGCGCCGGGTATCATGCTCGTCGACAAGCATGAGGACGGCGGATACGTCACCCCGATCGAATGCGTCGGCGAGTACGCCACCTATATCAGCCGCGTCCGCGAGGATTCGACGGTGGATAATGGCCTGTCGCTGTGGTGCGTGAGCGACAACCTGCGCAAGGGCGCGGCGCTCAACGCAGTGCAGATCGCCGAGCTGCTCGGCCGCCGGCACCTCAAGAAGGCGGCGTAA
- a CDS encoding DPP IV N-terminal domain-containing protein — MALGPPLMSGEAAAQIKDLTLERVYASPDLAGSAPLQPKLSPDGKYLTLLRNRADEKERYDLWAMDTATGQWRMLVDSKKVGTGAELSEAEKMQRERDRSIVGKTGIVGYDWAADGKAILVPLDGELYLASLDGNVTRLTQEKGSKLNPVISPAGGYVSYVNDQNLVVGKLGSGTPGKITQDGTGTVHWGEAEFVAQEEMNRFTGYWWSPGDRYLAVERYDEAPVGVVTRTAIGASGTSTYQQRYPKAGTPNVLVDLYVMDPAGANKVKVDLGKEADIYLTRVDWAPDASALYVQRMNREQTVLDMLKVDPATGTSSVLFSEKSGPKSWVNLSDDFHALDDGSLIWWSERDGHGHLYRWKAGKWTQLTKGNWEVAEVAGIDEAKGRIFFLGNKDGVLERHLYSADVTKPGAVTRLTEAGWWNKVVMDGKASRAIVTRSNTNQPSQVYLADASGERIAWVEENAVTKAEHPYHAYLASHRERKFGTIKGPDDSDLHWEMVTPELEPGKRYPVFFQHYGGPHSQTVSKAWGGALQQYLVDRGYIWFQIDNRGSANRGKAFEDAIYHAMGSVEVEDQVAGANYLKTLDFVDPAKITTYGWSYGGYMTLKMLEAAPGVFAAGVAGAPVSRWELYDTFYTERYMGDPTKVPEAYKKSDTIGEAAKIADPMLLIHGMSDDNVVLDNSTAMAATLQKAKVPFEMMLYPGHTHRVSGPGISEHLWTTILNFLDRHTEHGKR, encoded by the coding sequence ATGGCGCTGGGGCCCCCGCTGATGAGCGGTGAGGCGGCAGCGCAGATCAAGGACCTCACGCTCGAGCGCGTCTATGCCAGCCCCGACCTGGCGGGCAGCGCGCCGCTTCAGCCTAAGCTCTCGCCCGATGGCAAGTATCTGACCTTGCTGCGAAACCGCGCCGACGAGAAGGAGCGTTACGACCTGTGGGCGATGGACACCGCCACCGGGCAGTGGCGCATGCTGGTCGATTCGAAGAAGGTCGGGACCGGCGCCGAGCTTTCCGAAGCCGAGAAGATGCAGCGCGAGCGCGACCGCTCGATCGTCGGCAAGACCGGCATTGTCGGCTATGATTGGGCGGCGGACGGCAAGGCGATCCTCGTGCCGCTCGACGGCGAGCTGTATCTCGCCTCCCTCGACGGCAACGTCACGCGGCTGACCCAGGAAAAGGGCTCGAAGCTCAATCCGGTGATCAGCCCGGCAGGCGGCTATGTCAGCTACGTCAACGACCAGAACCTCGTCGTCGGCAAGCTTGGCAGCGGCACGCCCGGCAAGATCACCCAGGACGGCACCGGTACGGTCCATTGGGGCGAGGCCGAGTTCGTGGCGCAGGAGGAAATGAACCGCTTCACCGGCTATTGGTGGTCGCCGGGCGACCGCTACCTCGCGGTCGAGCGCTATGACGAGGCGCCGGTGGGCGTAGTCACCCGCACTGCGATCGGCGCGTCGGGCACCAGCACCTATCAGCAGCGCTATCCCAAGGCGGGCACGCCCAACGTGCTGGTCGATCTCTATGTGATGGACCCGGCGGGAGCGAACAAGGTCAAGGTCGATCTCGGCAAGGAGGCCGACATTTACCTGACCCGTGTCGATTGGGCGCCCGACGCCAGCGCGCTCTACGTCCAGCGGATGAACCGCGAGCAGACCGTGCTCGACATGCTCAAGGTCGATCCGGCCACCGGCACGTCGAGCGTGCTGTTCAGCGAAAAATCGGGGCCCAAGAGCTGGGTCAATTTGTCGGATGACTTCCACGCGCTCGACGACGGCAGCCTGATCTGGTGGTCCGAGCGCGACGGCCACGGCCATCTCTATCGCTGGAAGGCAGGAAAATGGACCCAGCTGACCAAGGGCAATTGGGAAGTCGCCGAAGTCGCGGGAATCGATGAAGCCAAGGGCCGCATCTTCTTCCTCGGCAACAAGGACGGGGTGCTCGAGCGGCATCTCTACTCGGCCGACGTGACTAAGCCCGGCGCCGTGACGCGGCTGACCGAGGCAGGCTGGTGGAACAAAGTGGTGATGGACGGGAAGGCGAGCCGTGCGATCGTCACGCGCTCGAACACGAACCAACCGTCGCAGGTCTATCTCGCCGATGCTTCGGGCGAGCGGATCGCCTGGGTCGAGGAAAATGCGGTCACCAAGGCCGAGCATCCCTACCACGCCTATCTCGCCAGCCATCGCGAGCGGAAGTTCGGGACGATCAAGGGCCCTGATGACTCCGATCTCCACTGGGAGATGGTCACCCCCGAACTCGAGCCGGGCAAGCGCTATCCGGTGTTCTTCCAGCATTATGGCGGGCCGCATTCGCAGACGGTGAGCAAGGCGTGGGGCGGAGCGCTCCAGCAGTATCTCGTCGACCGCGGCTATATCTGGTTCCAGATCGACAATCGTGGCTCGGCCAATCGCGGCAAGGCATTCGAGGACGCGATCTACCACGCGATGGGATCGGTCGAGGTCGAGGACCAGGTCGCCGGGGCGAACTATCTCAAGACGCTCGATTTTGTCGACCCCGCCAAGATCACGACCTATGGCTGGTCGTATGGCGGCTATATGACGCTTAAGATGCTCGAAGCCGCGCCGGGCGTGTTTGCCGCGGGCGTCGCAGGCGCGCCGGTCAGTCGCTGGGAACTGTACGATACCTTCTACACCGAGCGCTACATGGGCGACCCGACCAAGGTGCCCGAGGCGTACAAGAAGTCGGACACGATCGGCGAGGCGGCGAAGATCGCCGATCCGATGCTGCTGATCCACGGCATGTCCGACGACAATGTCGTGCTCGACAACAGCACCGCGATGGCAGCGACTCTGCAAAAGGCGAAGGTGCCGTTCGAGATGATGCTCTATCCAGGCCACACCCACCGCGTGAGCGGTCCTGGGATCAGCGAGCATCTGTGGACGACGATTCTCAATTTCCTCGATCGCCATACCGAGCATGGCAAGCGCTGA
- the soxR gene encoding redox-sensitive transcriptional activator SoxR, with protein MNRGNELLTIGELAARTGLSVSAVRFYEAKGLVHPIRTAGNQRRFLRADIRRVSFALIAQQLGFTLPQIAAELARLPEGRAPSAADWKRISQGFRDVIETRVAQLQRTLDDLDGCIGCGCLSLRKCALYNADDRAAANGAGPRFILVSRKVALGLD; from the coding sequence ATGAACCGGGGTAACGAGCTTCTGACGATCGGCGAGCTGGCGGCGCGCACCGGGCTGTCGGTGTCGGCGGTGCGCTTCTACGAGGCCAAGGGGCTGGTCCATCCGATCCGAACCGCGGGCAACCAGCGGCGTTTCCTGCGCGCCGATATACGCCGCGTCTCGTTCGCGCTGATCGCGCAACAACTGGGATTCACGTTGCCGCAGATCGCCGCCGAACTCGCCAGGCTGCCCGAGGGCAGGGCACCGAGCGCGGCCGACTGGAAGCGGATCAGCCAGGGCTTCCGCGACGTAATCGAGACGCGCGTCGCCCAGCTCCAGCGCACGCTCGACGATCTCGACGGCTGCATCGGCTGTGGCTGCCTGAGCCTGCGCAAATGCGCGCTCTACAACGCCGATGATCGCGCCGCAGCCAACGGGGCGGGGCCGCGCTTCATCCTGGTTTCGCGAAAGGTCGCGCTGGGGCTGGATTAG
- a CDS encoding VOC family protein produces the protein MPQPYIEHVNLTVSDPGRMAALLNRLFDWHVRWEGPARDDGRVIHVGDERTYLAVYTPAGGADADIFAKGRPLNHIGILVDDLDDIERRVTEAGLVPFAHADYDPGRRFYFLDFDGTEFEIVSYA, from the coding sequence ATGCCGCAGCCCTATATCGAGCACGTCAACCTGACCGTCAGCGACCCCGGGCGCATGGCGGCGCTGCTCAACCGCTTGTTCGACTGGCACGTCCGCTGGGAAGGCCCGGCGCGCGACGACGGCCGCGTCATCCATGTCGGCGACGAACGCACCTATCTTGCCGTCTACACCCCCGCAGGCGGTGCCGACGCCGACATCTTCGCGAAGGGACGCCCGCTCAACCATATCGGCATCCTGGTCGACGATCTCGACGATATCGAGCGCCGCGTGACCGAAGCCGGGCTCGTCCCCTTCGCACACGCCGACTACGACCCCGGCCGCCGCTTCTATTTCCTCGATTTCGACGGCACCGAATTCGAGATCGTCAGCTATGCGTAA
- the rplS gene encoding 50S ribosomal protein L19 yields MNVIQTLEAEQIAKFNETKKIPEFRPGDTLRVGVKVVEGERTRVQNYEGVCIARANRGMGSSFTVRKISFGEGVERVFPLYSPNIDSIEVVRRGVVRRAKLYYLRGRTGKSARIAERRDPRPTEVAAAE; encoded by the coding sequence ATGAACGTCATCCAGACGCTCGAAGCCGAGCAGATCGCCAAGTTCAACGAGACCAAGAAGATTCCGGAATTCCGCCCGGGCGATACCCTCCGCGTCGGCGTGAAGGTCGTCGAAGGCGAGCGCACCCGCGTGCAGAACTATGAAGGCGTGTGCATCGCCCGTGCCAATCGCGGCATGGGTTCGAGCTTCACCGTCCGCAAGATTTCTTTCGGCGAGGGCGTCGAGCGCGTCTTCCCGCTCTATTCGCCGAACATCGATTCGATCGAAGTCGTCCGCCGCGGCGTCGTGCGTCGTGCGAAGCTCTATTATCTGCGTGGCCGCACCGGCAAGTCGGCGCGTATCGCAGAGCGTCGTGACCCGCGCCCGACCGAGGTTGCGGCCGCCGAGTAA
- the trmD gene encoding tRNA (guanosine(37)-N1)-methyltransferase TrmD: MTFVATVLSLYPEMFPGPLGVSLAGRALREGLWSVDAVQIRDFATDKHRSVDDTPAGGGAGMVMRADVLAAALDSVPAGRPVLAMTPRGRTLSQDRVRALAAGTGVTILCGRFEGMDERIFEARDIEQVSIGDYILSGGEMAALTLLDACIRLLPGVMGAASSGMDESFETGLLEYPQYTRPAEWEGRTIPEVLRSGDHAKIEAWRRAQAEIDTRLRRPDLWERHEGARVQPPSGARRRNGNDKS; the protein is encoded by the coding sequence ATGACTTTCGTCGCCACCGTGCTCTCCCTGTATCCCGAGATGTTTCCCGGCCCGCTCGGCGTCTCCCTCGCCGGACGGGCGCTGCGCGAAGGGCTGTGGAGCGTCGACGCGGTGCAGATCCGCGATTTCGCCACCGACAAGCATCGCAGCGTCGACGACACGCCGGCGGGGGGCGGGGCGGGGATGGTGATGCGCGCCGACGTGCTCGCCGCGGCGCTGGACAGCGTGCCCGCCGGCCGCCCCGTGCTGGCTATGACGCCGCGCGGGCGGACGCTCAGCCAGGACCGGGTGCGCGCGCTCGCCGCGGGGACAGGCGTTACCATCCTGTGCGGCCGATTCGAAGGGATGGACGAGCGGATCTTCGAAGCGCGCGACATCGAACAGGTCTCGATCGGCGACTATATCCTCTCGGGAGGGGAAATGGCGGCGCTGACGCTGCTCGACGCTTGCATTCGGCTGCTTCCCGGCGTAATGGGCGCGGCTTCCAGCGGCATGGACGAGAGCTTCGAAACGGGGCTGCTCGAATATCCGCAATATACCCGTCCTGCTGAGTGGGAAGGGCGCACGATTCCCGAAGTGCTGCGATCGGGGGATCATGCGAAGATCGAGGCATGGCGAAGAGCCCAGGCGGAGATCGATACACGGCTACGGAGGCCGGACCTTTGGGAGCGCCATGAGGGCGCTCGGGTCCAACCTCCCTCTGGTGCGCGGCGACGAAACGGGAACGACAAGTCATGA
- a CDS encoding type II toxin-antitoxin system VapC family toxin, whose translation MIDPRYLLDANFCIDLLVGRSPRGAARVQQCLDGELITSAVVYAEVMIGAAQRGQAELAAALFRQIPVLPFDSKSGDVYATLPFKRGNFDRLIAAHALALNLTLVTGNGGDFIDVPGLRIENWTK comes from the coding sequence GTGATTGATCCGCGCTATCTGCTCGACGCCAATTTCTGCATCGATTTGCTGGTCGGTCGATCACCGCGCGGCGCTGCACGCGTTCAGCAATGCCTGGACGGCGAGTTGATCACCTCGGCTGTCGTTTATGCCGAAGTCATGATCGGCGCAGCGCAACGCGGTCAGGCGGAACTGGCGGCGGCGCTGTTCCGGCAGATTCCGGTGTTGCCGTTCGACAGCAAAAGTGGGGATGTCTATGCAACGCTACCCTTCAAGCGGGGCAATTTCGATCGCCTGATCGCTGCCCACGCCCTGGCACTCAACCTTACGCTAGTTACCGGCAATGGGGGCGATTTCATCGACGTCCCCGGCTTGCGGATCGAGAACTGGACCAAATGA
- a CDS encoding AbrB/MazE/SpoVT family DNA-binding domain-containing protein — MTKEYRAKTFKSGNSVALRLPKGLGIREGEEMVLREDRGKFAFEPASKEGRKIDLTGIYGSIPGLARMPTDETDRDWGDGLGRD; from the coding sequence GTGACCAAGGAATATCGCGCTAAGACATTCAAGTCGGGCAATTCGGTTGCGCTGCGCTTGCCTAAGGGACTCGGAATCCGTGAAGGCGAGGAAATGGTCTTGCGGGAGGACCGCGGCAAGTTCGCGTTCGAGCCTGCGTCGAAGGAAGGGCGCAAGATCGATCTGACTGGCATCTACGGTTCGATACCGGGATTGGCGCGCATGCCGACCGACGAAACGGATCGCGATTGGGGCGACGGCTTGGGACGTGATTGA
- a CDS encoding NAD(P)/FAD-dependent oxidoreductase: MDDCIIIGAGPAGLTAAIYLARFHLKIRLFDCGSSRAALIPCTHNHAGYPDGISGKELLARMLEQAEKYGAERELAEVTALRRDGEDFVVRVGDRAVVARSVLLATGVVNHRPEIDDALHTEALQRGLLRYCPICDGYEVTDKRVGVIGTGDHGMREAIFLRGYTNDITLIAPNAEHALDDACVEALDAAGIARVDGPCGGYAIEGDQLAFDTAHGRMAFDSVYPALGSRIRSRLAIEAGARAAEDGCLEVDDHQRTSVPGLFAAGDVAKGLDQISHAMGEAGVAATTIRNLLAERRPLRR; this comes from the coding sequence ATGGACGACTGCATCATTATCGGCGCGGGACCGGCGGGACTCACCGCGGCGATCTATCTCGCGCGCTTCCATCTCAAGATCCGCCTGTTCGACTGCGGGTCGAGCCGCGCCGCGCTGATCCCGTGCACCCACAACCATGCCGGCTATCCCGACGGCATCTCGGGCAAGGAACTGCTCGCGCGGATGCTCGAACAGGCCGAGAAATACGGCGCCGAGCGCGAGCTTGCCGAAGTCACCGCGCTGCGCCGCGACGGGGAGGATTTCGTCGTCCGCGTCGGCGACCGCGCCGTCGTCGCCCGCTCCGTCCTACTCGCTACCGGCGTGGTCAACCACCGGCCCGAGATCGACGACGCGCTTCACACCGAGGCGCTCCAGCGCGGGCTCCTGCGATACTGCCCGATCTGCGACGGCTATGAAGTCACCGACAAGCGCGTCGGCGTGATCGGCACCGGCGATCACGGCATGCGCGAGGCGATCTTCCTGCGCGGCTACACCAACGACATCACCCTGATCGCCCCGAACGCCGAGCACGCGCTCGACGATGCCTGCGTGGAAGCGCTCGACGCTGCCGGCATCGCCCGGGTCGACGGCCCGTGCGGCGGCTATGCGATCGAGGGCGACCAGCTCGCCTTCGATACCGCGCATGGCCGCATGGCGTTCGACAGCGTCTATCCCGCGCTCGGCTCGCGCATCCGCTCGCGGCTGGCGATCGAGGCAGGCGCGCGCGCCGCCGAGGATGGGTGCCTCGAAGTCGACGACCACCAGCGCACCTCGGTTCCCGGGCTGTTCGCCGCGGGCGACGTCGCCAAGGGGCTCGACCAGATCAGCCACGCGATGGGCGAGGCCGGCGTCGCCGCGACGACGATCCGCAACCTTCTCGCCGAACGCCGCCCGCTGCGGCGCTAG
- a CDS encoding TIGR04222 domain-containing membrane protein yields MSLGPFDLTGGPFLLLYGALLVVTIIAGLVLPRWLRPAGAAPRRTDPEPLAFLAGGALRLAETVTAQMLETRQLVIDNKKFLAGNGGGGTPAERSVLALPQPASWVQVAVAAGGHAGAVRARLVADGLLMDGWTALQLRFWQTSPYFLLLAFGWTKLLIGEARGRPVGYLTMLLILTAVLALIRFAVLDRRTRAGHDVLAEARARSERLQRAPASGEAGMAVALFGTAVLVGSGWEDFHRMRTADSGSSGSDGGSSDGGGGSGCGGGGCGGCGS; encoded by the coding sequence ATGTCGCTCGGACCCTTCGACCTTACCGGCGGGCCGTTTCTCCTGCTGTACGGCGCGCTGCTGGTGGTCACGATCATCGCCGGCCTGGTCCTGCCGCGCTGGCTGCGCCCCGCGGGCGCCGCGCCGCGCAGGACCGATCCCGAACCCCTCGCCTTCCTCGCCGGCGGGGCGTTGCGGCTGGCCGAAACGGTCACCGCCCAGATGCTCGAGACGCGGCAATTGGTGATCGACAACAAGAAGTTCCTCGCCGGCAATGGGGGCGGCGGCACCCCCGCCGAGCGCAGCGTGCTCGCATTGCCGCAGCCGGCGAGCTGGGTGCAGGTTGCGGTCGCCGCGGGCGGTCATGCCGGCGCGGTGCGCGCGCGGCTGGTGGCGGACGGGCTGCTGATGGACGGCTGGACTGCGCTCCAGCTCCGCTTCTGGCAGACCTCGCCCTATTTCCTGCTGCTCGCCTTCGGCTGGACCAAGCTGCTGATCGGCGAAGCGCGCGGGCGGCCAGTCGGTTATCTGACGATGCTGCTCATTCTGACGGCGGTCCTCGCGCTGATCCGCTTCGCAGTGCTCGACCGGCGGACGCGCGCCGGGCACGACGTGCTCGCCGAGGCGCGTGCGCGCTCCGAGCGGCTCCAGCGCGCGCCGGCGAGCGGCGAGGCCGGCATGGCGGTCGCGCTGTTCGGCACGGCGGTGCTGGTCGGCTCGGGCTGGGAGGACTTCCACAGGATGCGCACGGCCGATAGCGGATCGAGCGGCAGCGATGGCGGGAGCAGCGACGGCGGCGGCGGAAGCGGTTGCGGCGGCGGGGGCTGTGGCGGCTGCGGGAGCTAG
- a CDS encoding glycine-rich domain-containing protein, producing the protein MRKAPGPAAEAPDHPIWSALSYYTFGPEDASLPFAERLARDNGWSRAHAERVIEEYRRFAFLAVTAGHPVTPSDAVDQAWHLHLTYSRDYWERFCPGLLGRPLHHGPTAGGADEQHRYFSQYAETLRSYERVFGRPPADLWPDAAQRLNEDHKARRVHPRDALIVPRRVVRIVSLTAVAMLFALALGALLLRS; encoded by the coding sequence ATGCGAAAGGCCCCTGGTCCTGCCGCTGAAGCCCCGGACCACCCGATCTGGTCGGCGCTCTCTTATTACACCTTCGGTCCCGAGGACGCCTCGCTCCCCTTTGCCGAGCGGCTGGCGCGCGACAATGGCTGGTCTCGGGCGCATGCCGAGCGGGTGATCGAGGAATATCGGCGCTTCGCCTTCCTCGCGGTCACCGCGGGGCATCCGGTGACGCCTTCCGATGCGGTCGACCAGGCCTGGCATCTCCACCTCACTTATAGCCGCGACTATTGGGAGCGCTTCTGCCCCGGCTTGCTGGGGCGGCCGCTGCATCATGGCCCCACGGCGGGCGGCGCGGACGAGCAGCATCGCTATTTCAGCCAATATGCCGAGACGCTGCGCAGCTATGAGCGCGTCTTCGGCCGGCCGCCCGCGGATCTGTGGCCCGACGCGGCGCAGCGGCTGAACGAGGACCACAAGGCGCGCCGCGTGCATCCGCGCGACGCGTTGATCGTGCCCCGCAGGGTGGTGCGGATCGTGTCGCTGACCGCTGTCGCGATGCTCTTCGCGCTCGCACTCGGGGCGCTCTTGCTGAGGAGCTGA
- a CDS encoding metallophosphoesterase family protein, producing MSRIAVLSDIHGNLPALEAVAADAALRGCTGFVNLGDSLSGPLWPAETADWLIARGWPTIAGNHERQLLEVPLERMNASDGFTRPLLSAAVLSWLATLPATLALGDLFLCHGTPRSDVEHFLETVEPTGLRRASEAEVAERLGGQGAALTLCGHSHIQGEFRLLDGRRIANPGSVGLQAFHDDHPHAYVVGSGDVRARYAIVEDRDVAFHAVAYDHQAAAAKAAGEGREDWARGLVTGWV from the coding sequence ATGAGCCGCATTGCGGTTCTTTCGGACATCCATGGCAATCTTCCCGCGCTCGAAGCGGTCGCGGCCGACGCCGCGCTGCGCGGCTGCACCGGCTTCGTCAATCTGGGCGACAGCCTGTCGGGTCCGCTCTGGCCCGCCGAGACCGCCGACTGGCTGATCGCCCGCGGCTGGCCGACGATCGCAGGCAATCACGAGCGCCAGCTGCTCGAAGTCCCGCTCGAGCGGATGAACGCCTCGGACGGCTTCACCCGGCCGTTGCTCTCAGCGGCGGTGCTGAGCTGGCTGGCGACCCTGCCCGCGACGCTGGCGCTGGGCGACCTGTTCCTCTGCCACGGCACCCCGCGCAGCGACGTCGAACACTTCCTCGAGACCGTCGAGCCCACGGGCCTGCGCCGCGCCAGCGAGGCCGAAGTCGCCGAGCGGCTGGGCGGGCAGGGCGCCGCGCTGACGCTGTGCGGCCATTCGCATATCCAGGGGGAGTTTCGGCTGCTGGACGGCCGCCGGATCGCCAATCCCGGCAGCGTCGGGTTGCAGGCGTTTCATGACGACCACCCTCATGCCTATGTCGTCGGGAGCGGCGATGTTCGCGCGCGCTACGCGATCGTCGAGGATCGCGATGTGGCGTTCCATGCCGTCGCCTACGACCACCAGGCCGCCGCTGCGAAGGCGGCGGGGGAGGGGCGCGAGGATTGGGCGCGGGGGCTGGTTACCGGTTGGGTCTGA
- the rimM gene encoding ribosome maturation factor RimM (Essential for efficient processing of 16S rRNA): MSADRPVTLAGVIGAHGIAGEVRLKVFADDLASYKSFNGGALTLKSLRTGSNGAIARFAEIADRNAAEALRGTQLTVPRSALPPLGEGEYYHVDLLGLPAVSDAGEALGTVVAIDNYGAGDVLEIERPGVEGRPGKRFMVPMQPQAVPEWDAERLVITASFVE; the protein is encoded by the coding sequence GTCACGCTCGCCGGCGTGATCGGCGCGCACGGCATTGCCGGCGAAGTGCGCTTGAAAGTCTTCGCCGACGATCTCGCCAGCTACAAGAGCTTCAACGGCGGCGCGCTGACGCTCAAGAGCCTGCGCACGGGCTCGAACGGCGCGATCGCGCGCTTCGCCGAGATCGCCGACCGCAACGCCGCCGAGGCGCTGCGCGGCACCCAGCTCACCGTCCCGCGCTCGGCGCTGCCGCCGCTGGGGGAGGGCGAATATTACCATGTCGACCTGCTCGGGCTGCCCGCCGTCTCGGACGCGGGCGAGGCGCTCGGCACGGTGGTGGCGATCGACAATTACGGCGCGGGCGACGTGCTCGAGATCGAGCGCCCCGGCGTAGAAGGCCGGCCCGGCAAGCGCTTCATGGTGCCGATGCAGCCTCAGGCTGTGCCCGAATGGGATGCCGAACGGCTGGTGATCACCGCGAGCTTCGTCGAATGA